In Hallerella succinigenes, the following are encoded in one genomic region:
- a CDS encoding ribonucleoside triphosphate reductase → MYQVIKRDGEFVDFNIEKIRGAILKAFKAKDKEYTDDTIDFLALKVTADFNDKIQNGKIAVEDVQDSVERVLQRAGYEDVAKAYILYRREREKVRNMKSALLDYKKTVDGYVKTSDWRVKENSTVTYSVGGLILSNSGAITANYWLSEIYDNEIADAHRNTDIHIHDLSMLTGYCAGWSLKQLIQEGLGGVPGKITSAPAKHLPQLCNQMVNFLGIMQNEWAGAQAFSSFDTYLSAFVKADALSYEQTKKSIESFIYGVNTPSRWGSQAPFTNITLDWTVPNDLAELNAIVGGKEMPFKYKDCQKEMDMVNKAFIEVMLEGDANGRGFQYPIPTYSITRDFDWSETENNRLLFEMTSKFGTPYFSNYINSDMEPSDVRSMCCRLRLDLRELRKKSGGYFGSGESTGSIGVVTINLPRCAYLSSNENDFFARLNKMMDIAARSLKVKRTTVTKLLNEGLYPYTKHYLGTFNNHFSTIGLVGMNEATLNAKWLGKDLTHKEAQEFAKKVLNHMRTRLSDYQEMYGDLYNLEATPAESTAFRFAKHDKSQFPDIVTANENGSPYYTNSSHLPVGYTQDIFSALDVQDELQTLYTSGTVFHAFLGERLPNWKSAANLVKKIAENYKLPYYTLSPTYSICADHGYLNGEQKVCPHCGKPTETWSRITGYYRPVKNWNDGKLQEYNDRQVYHAESSKLTHTITRETAQASTKAPKATATVASQATDMGKMAMLFTTKTCPNCKMAKSILDGDHYSYKVVDAEIEVDLTKKFDVKQAPTLVVFEGNHVELIQNVSNIKKFVKG, encoded by the coding sequence CGCGACGGAGAATTTGTCGACTTCAACATCGAAAAAATTCGCGGTGCAATATTAAAAGCCTTCAAGGCAAAAGATAAGGAGTATACCGACGACACCATCGACTTCTTGGCGTTGAAGGTAACCGCCGATTTTAATGACAAAATCCAAAACGGCAAGATCGCCGTCGAAGACGTGCAAGACAGCGTGGAACGCGTTCTGCAGCGCGCGGGTTATGAAGATGTGGCAAAGGCTTACATTTTGTACCGTCGTGAACGTGAAAAAGTGCGCAACATGAAGTCCGCCCTTCTCGATTACAAGAAGACGGTCGACGGTTACGTGAAAACCTCCGATTGGCGCGTCAAGGAAAATTCGACGGTGACGTATTCCGTCGGCGGCTTGATCCTTTCAAACTCCGGCGCAATCACAGCGAACTACTGGCTCTCCGAAATTTACGACAACGAGATCGCCGATGCCCACCGCAATACGGACATCCACATTCACGACCTTTCGATGCTCACCGGCTATTGCGCCGGCTGGTCTTTGAAGCAGCTGATCCAGGAAGGTCTCGGCGGTGTTCCGGGCAAAATCACTTCCGCCCCAGCAAAGCACTTGCCGCAGCTCTGCAATCAAATGGTGAACTTTCTCGGCATTATGCAGAACGAATGGGCGGGCGCTCAGGCTTTCTCCTCTTTCGACACGTACCTTTCCGCATTCGTCAAGGCAGACGCCCTTTCTTACGAACAGACAAAGAAGAGCATCGAGTCCTTCATTTACGGCGTGAACACTCCGTCCCGCTGGGGTTCACAGGCGCCGTTCACGAACATCACTCTCGACTGGACAGTTCCAAACGATCTCGCGGAATTGAACGCAATTGTCGGCGGCAAGGAAATGCCGTTCAAGTATAAAGATTGCCAAAAGGAAATGGACATGGTAAACAAAGCGTTCATCGAGGTGATGCTTGAAGGCGACGCCAACGGACGAGGATTCCAGTATCCGATTCCGACCTATTCCATTACCCGTGACTTTGATTGGTCCGAAACGGAAAACAACCGTCTTCTGTTCGAAATGACCTCCAAGTTCGGCACCCCGTATTTCTCGAACTACATCAACAGCGACATGGAACCTTCTGACGTCCGCTCCATGTGCTGCAGACTGCGTCTCGACCTGCGTGAACTTCGCAAAAAATCCGGAGGCTACTTCGGCAGTGGCGAAAGCACCGGCTCGATTGGCGTCGTCACCATCAACCTGCCGCGCTGCGCCTATCTTTCGAGTAACGAAAACGACTTCTTCGCCCGTCTTAACAAGATGATGGACATCGCCGCCCGTTCTCTTAAAGTCAAGCGTACCACGGTCACGAAGCTTTTGAACGAAGGCCTCTATCCGTACACCAAGCATTACCTAGGCACATTCAACAACCACTTCTCCACGATCGGTCTCGTCGGCATGAACGAAGCGACTTTGAACGCCAAGTGGCTCGGCAAGGACCTGACGCACAAGGAAGCGCAAGAATTTGCCAAGAAGGTTCTGAATCACATGAGAACGCGCCTTTCCGATTACCAGGAAATGTACGGTGACCTTTACAACCTGGAAGCGACCCCGGCAGAATCCACCGCTTTCCGCTTCGCCAAGCATGACAAGTCTCAGTTCCCGGACATCGTGACCGCCAACGAAAACGGTTCCCCGTACTACACGAATTCTTCGCACTTGCCGGTCGGCTACACGCAAGACATCTTCAGCGCCCTCGACGTGCAAGATGAGCTGCAGACGCTTTACACGTCCGGAACCGTTTTCCACGCGTTCCTCGGCGAACGTCTGCCGAACTGGAAATCCGCCGCAAATCTCGTAAAAAAGATCGCGGAAAACTACAAACTTCCATACTACACGCTTTCCCCAACATATTCCATCTGTGCCGATCACGGATACCTGAACGGAGAACAGAAAGTTTGCCCACACTGCGGAAAGCCCACCGAAACGTGGAGTCGCATTACCGGTTACTACCGCCCGGTCAAAAACTGGAACGACGGCAAGTTGCAGGAATACAACGACCGTCAGGTTTACCATGCGGAATCCTCGAAGCTTACGCACACGATCACCCGTGAAACGGCACAGGCTTCTACCAAAGCGCCTAAAGCAACTGCAACAGTCGCATCCCAGGCAACGGATATGGGAAAGATGGCTATGCTCTTCACCACCAAAACTTGCCCGAACTGCAAAATGGCAAAGTCCATTCTCGACGGTGACCATTACTCTTACAAAGTCGTAGACGCCGAAATCGAAGTCGATCTCACCAAAAAGTTCGACGTGAAGCAGGCTCCGACCCTCGTCGTGTTCGAAGGCAACCATGTGGAACTCATCCAGAACGTTTCGAACATCAAGAAATTCGTCAAAGGCTAA
- a CDS encoding NAD(P)/FAD-dependent oxidoreductase, with product MTDVLIVGAGPAGLTAALYAARAGKTVKILDAEGIGGQIAKSPLVENYPGIAKMSGMSFADNLYEQVSALGVEFELAAALRIEKGENGSHIVVTDDGNFEARAVILATGVKHRLLNIPGEEEFQGHGISFCALCDGAFFKGRPVAVIGGGNTAITDALYLSALASEVTILHRRDEFRADENLMERAKSIPNIFWLPNVNIEEFQGSGNLTQIRYTDKLDGSEKILKTDAAFIAIGQVPNNLAFADLTDLDAEGYFASDEGGATKSEGIFVAGDCRKKNVRQLTTAIADGSNAAVAAWKYIDSKFH from the coding sequence ATGACAGACGTTTTAATCGTAGGCGCAGGTCCCGCGGGACTCACCGCCGCACTCTATGCGGCGCGCGCCGGTAAAACAGTCAAAATTCTCGACGCGGAAGGCATCGGCGGTCAAATCGCCAAATCTCCGCTGGTGGAAAACTATCCGGGCATCGCCAAGATGAGCGGCATGAGCTTTGCCGACAATCTATACGAACAGGTTTCCGCCTTGGGCGTGGAATTTGAACTAGCAGCGGCTTTGCGCATTGAAAAGGGCGAGAACGGCTCGCACATCGTGGTGACGGATGACGGCAACTTTGAAGCACGTGCCGTGATCCTTGCGACAGGCGTAAAGCACCGCCTGTTGAACATTCCCGGTGAAGAGGAATTTCAAGGTCATGGGATTTCCTTTTGCGCCCTCTGCGACGGAGCCTTTTTCAAGGGCCGACCCGTTGCAGTAATCGGTGGCGGGAATACAGCGATTACCGATGCGCTTTACCTTTCGGCGCTCGCTTCGGAGGTGACGATTCTGCACCGCCGCGACGAGTTCCGCGCCGACGAAAATCTCATGGAACGCGCCAAAAGCATTCCGAATATTTTCTGGTTGCCGAATGTAAACATCGAAGAATTCCAAGGCTCCGGAAATCTGACGCAGATCCGTTATACAGACAAACTCGACGGTTCCGAAAAAATCCTCAAGACCGATGCCGCCTTTATCGCCATCGGCCAGGTTCCGAACAATCTGGCATTTGCGGATTTGACGGATCTGGATGCGGAAGGATACTTTGCGTCCGATGAAGGCGGGGCGACAAAATCCGAAGGGATTTTTGTCGCGGGCGATTGCCGAAAGAAGAACGTTCGGCAGTTGACCACGGCAATCGCAGACGGCTCGAACGCAGCCGTCGCCGCATGGAAGTACATCGATTCCAAATTTCACTGA